Below is a window of Flavobacterium sp. CFS9 DNA.
CTTATGCGGGGAACAGCCTAAGAACTTATATCACTCCGGAAGTTACAAACGGACTTAAAAAGTACGGACAAAATCAGGGAGGAAGTTTATTTATAGGATTACTGGCTGCCTGGAATGTCCTGTTTCACAAATATACCGCTGAAAAGGATATCATTATCGGAACGCCTGTCGCAGGCAGAGAGCATGCCGATTTAAATGATCAGATTGGTTTTTATATCAATACACTTCCGTTGCGAAATGCAGTAGATCCGGAGCAGAGTTTTGAGTCTTTTTACCAAGCGGTAAAAGAAAACACGCTCTCGTCTTATGAACATCAGATGTATCCTTTCGATAATTTGGCAGACGATCTTGATCTCCGAAACGATACCAGCAGAAGTGCTGTGTTTGACGTGATGCTGATGTTACAAAACATGAGAGATGTTGCTGAAAACAAAAATCTGGAGCAGACGGCTTTTTATACGATAGAAGATAAGGGCTATAAAGTATCTAAGTTTGATATGGACATTGCGTTTCAGGAACAGGGAGATTATCTCGCTTTTAACATCACTTACAATACCGACCTGTATTCGCAGAAAGCAGTATCATGTATCATAAACCATTACAAACAATTGCTGGAAGTACTGGTACAAGATCCAAACCAGCAGATCAAAAATATAGATTACCTGTCGAAAGAAGAAAAACAAGAGCTTATCGTTGATTTTAATGCCAATGCAGTATCCTATCCGACAGACCAAACCTTAATCGATTTGTTTGCACTTCAGGCTGCTAAAACTCCTGAAAATACAGCATTATCATTTAAAAATAAAAAGTATACTTATCAGGAACTGGACCAACTTTCGAATCGTTTGGCCAATTGTTTAAGACAGGATCACCATATTGTAAAAGGAGATTTTATAGGAGTACAGTTAGAAAGAGATGCATCTGTCATTATTTCGATTTTAGGAATTATGAAAGCTGGTGGGGTTTATATTCCGATAGACACAGCACATCCGGAATCCCGAAAGGCATACATCTATGACGATACCAACATAAAGTTACTCATTGCAGATAAATCTCATATTACGATCAGTGATGACTTTAAAGGAACCTTGTTTGATATGGTTACCGATTTTGAGCCGGACAATTATAGTGAAGATCTGGAAGATGTAAAACTTACAACAGATGATTTAGCCTATATCATTTATACGTCGGGCTCTACCGGAAATCCTAAAGGAGTGATGATTGAGCATAAAGGAATTGTAAACACCATTTTCGCTCAAATCGAACTTTTCGATATTACCAATAATGATAACGGATTGCAGTTTGCTTCATTCTCATTTGATGCTTCGATATCTGAGATATTCACAGCACTTTTATCAGGAGCCTGTTTATCTGTAATCGACAGAGAACACCGTGAGGATCCAAAAATGCTGGAGAAATACATTATCGAGAATAAAATCGCTGTAGCGACAATACCGCCTTCTTATTTGAGTCTGATGGATGTAAATTCTTTAAGAAGATTAAAAACTTTAATCACAGCTGGTGAAGCTCCTGTTTATAGTAAGGTAAAAGAATATTTGGAGTTAGGAAATTACTATAACGCCTATGGTCCTACAGAAACCAGTATTTGTTCGGCGATGTATGGCCTGCTTAAAGGAGAGGATCTACCCTTAGGGAATATACCAATAGGAAAACCTATAGCCAATACCCAAACCTTTATTCTGGATAAGGATCACAAGATAGTACCTGTTGGAGTTATTGGTGAAATCTGCATAGGAGGAGCCGGATTGGCCAAAGGTTATTTAAACAGACCGGAACTTACAGCAGAGAAATTTATTGAACATCCGTATGCAGAGAACGAACGCCTGTACAAAACAGGAGATTTAGGAAAATGGCTGCCTGATGGTAACATCGAATTTCTGGGAAGAAAAGACGACCAGGTTAAAATTTCGGGATATCGAATTGAACTCGGAGAAGTAGAGCAAGCTTTACTGGCCCACAATCAAATTGACGAAGCCGTTGTAATGGTAGAGATCAATCAGTTTAATATCAAAAGTTTAATTGCTTATATAGTGGTATCCGATGATACATTGTCGTTAGAACAGCTAAGAGCATTCCTGAAAAACTTAATTCCGAATTACAGCATTCCTTCAGAGTTTATAGCCTTAAAACAGCTGCCGATTACCATAAACGGAAAGATCGATAAAAAAGAACTGGGGAATACACCGGGAATTAAAATAGCCAGTGAAAAACAATATGTAGCGCCCGAAACAGAGAAAGAAAAACTGATTACCGGAATCATTGCAGAAGTATTGGGGAAAGAAGCAGGAAGAGTAAGTCTGCAGGACAATTTCTTTGATCTGGGAGCCAATTCCATAAAGATTGTCAAAATACTTAACGAAATTAATAAGCAATTAGGGCTTGATATCAAGGTCGTATCCTTATTTGAAAACCCTAACGTAGAGGAGTTTCTTCAATACTTAGATGCTGTTGATTCACAGGAAAAACAAACCGAACAAGTTCCGGAAGATATATCAGAAGCTCTGGATGAATTTATAAACTTAATGTAATACGATGCAATTTAATTACTATGGAAAATAATATTAGAAAAAAAGATATTGCTATTGTTGGAATTTCAGGTAAATATCCCAAGTCAGATAATATTAATGAGTTCTGGAAACATTTAATGAACGGAGAAGAATTAGTTCATTTTTACAGCGATGATGAATTAAGAGCGGCAGGAGTAACGGAAAAAGAACTTGCTAATCCGGATTTGATAAAAGCACAAGCCTCTCTGGAAGACCCAAATAGTTTTGATTATTCTTTTTTTGGATACACCAGACAAGAAGCAATGTCAATGGACCCGCAGGTACGCATGATGCACGAACTGGTTTGGCTTGGTCTGGAAGATGCCGGGTACAATCCTAAAACATACAAAGATAAAATCGGACTGTATTTGTCTGCTTCAGACAATATGAATTGGAGAGCCTATACCATGATCACCAATAACGATAACGTCAATTCATTTTACCTGAATCAAATCTCCAATAAAAACTTCATAAGTACTCTGATCTCTTATAATATGAACCTGAGAGGTCCCAGTTATTATGTAGATACAGCCTGTTCAAGTTCATTGGTCGGAATTCATCAGGCTTGTCGTTCCTTATTGATGAGAGAATGTTCGATTGCAATTGCCGGAGGAGTAAGAGTATATTCAAAAGCATACAAAGGACACCAGTATCAGGAAGGAATGACCAATTCTAAAGACGGTCACTGCAAAGCTTTTGATGAAGATTCGTCCGGTATTGTATCCGGAGAAGGAGCCGGAGTAGCCGTTCTGAAAAGACTGGAAGATGCCATAGCCGATAAAGATCAGATTTATGCCGTAATACGAGCTTCGGTAGTAAACAATGATGGAAACCGAAAAGTAGGGTACACCGCTCCAAGTATCAGCGGGCAGTATGAATGCATCAAACAGGCACAGCAGATTGCAGATGCTACACCGGAATCGATAACCTATATTGAAGCACATGGTACCGGTACAAAATTGGGCGATCCGATAGAAGTAGAAGCACTCAATAAATCTTTTGAATACAATACCAATCACCACTGCGCTTTAGGATCGGTAAAAACCAATATAGGGCATCTGGACAGTGCAGCAGGAATTACAGGATTTCTTAAAACAACACTGGCATTAAAAAATAAAATGCTTCCGCCGTCTTTACATTTTAAAAATCCAAATCCGGAAATTAATTTTAAATCCGGACCTTTTAAAGTACAGACAGAATTATCGGCCTGGACATCGAAAGACAACCAGCCTTTGAGAGCCGGTGTCAGCAGTTTTGGGATAGGCGGAAATAATGCCCATGTGATATTACAGGAAGCACCGGTGAAAGAAGAAACCGCAGAGAACAATTCGTATAAGTTATTGCGTTTTTCTGCACAATCTGCAGGAGCTTTAAATGCCTATCAGGAAAAGTTAACTTCGTTTCTTGAAGAAAATGAGAAAGGTAATTTTCAGGATATGGCCTATACTTTGCAGGTCGGCAGAAATCAGTTTAAGTACAATCGCTTTCTGGTAAGCAACTCCAGAGAAAAAGCCATTGAAACGTTAAAAGATCCTTTAAGCAAGTCGGTTTATTCCGGTAAACTAAGCCAAAAGAGAAAGGTCGTTTTCATGTGTACAGGATCCGGAGCACAATACCTCAACATGGGTAAGGACCTTTATGAAAAGGAACCTTATTTTAAAGAGCTCATCGACAAAGGATTTTCGATTATCAAAGAGTTAACCGGAGTAGATGTCACAAAGGTTTTGTACGGAGAAAATGCAGATCCGGAAAAAAATACAGACATTAATAAAAATGAATTCACGCAGCCTATCGTATTTGTTTTTGAATATGCTTTAGCCAAATTAATGATGCGTTGGGGAATTACTCCCGACAAATTAATAGGACACAGTACGGGAGAATATGTTGCCGCTTGTTTAAGCGAAGTGTTTTCTTTTGAAACCGGTGTAAAATTGGTGGCCAAACGTGCCTTATTGATGAACAAAACACCTGGAGGAAGCATGTTAAGCGTATCGCTTTCTGAAGAAAAAATAAAAGCCTACCTAAATGACAATGTGAGTTTAGCCGTGGTTAATTCTCCGGAATCTTGTGTTTTATCAGGAACTGATTCAGCTATTGAGGCGCTAATAGAAATATTGGAAACCGAAGAAATTTTATGTTCAAAATTAAGAATTTCATTAGGAGGACATTCGTTTTTAATGGATTCAGTTTTAGAAGAGTTCAGACAGGAGTTAGAAAAAGTCGAATTCTCGGCACCAAAAATTCCTTTTGTATCCAATCTTACAGGACAACTGATCAATTCGGAAGAAGCGGTATCAACGCAATATTGGGTTGATCATTTGCGTCATACAGTACGATTCTCAGACGGATTAGCCACATTGTTAAAAGATTCGGATAGCATTTTTATTGAAGTCGGACCAGGAAATACCTTAACCACTTTGTTTCAGCAGCAAAAGCACGATGAAACTTCCAATAATACCGCTATAAATTTGGTCAGACATCCAAAACAGGAAATTAATGATCAGGAGCATCTTTGTCAAAAATTAGGAGAATTGTGGATGAATGGTATCGACATTAACTGGGAAACTTATTACGGAGTGCAAAAACCATACAGAGTGTCTATGCCGGGTTATGTATTTAATAAAACCAAACTGCCTGTAAAAGTGAATCCTTTCGCACTTCTTAATTTCTCAGGATCAGAAGGAGGCGCTATTGCCGCACCGCTCACTACAGAATATTATGATGACAGTGAAGCCTTCCAGGAGGATTTAGAAGATAATGTGGTGTCTTTTGTAAACTATGTACCGCCATCCAATGAAACTGAGGAAAAGCTTGTTGAAATGTGGAAATCATTTTTTAGTAAAGACGAAATTGGAGTTTTACATGATTTCTTCGCCTTAGGAGGCAATTCTTTAAAAGGCGTTACCATGCTTAAACTAATTCAGAAACGATTTGACATCGAAATCAAAATTAAAGATTTCTACCAAAAATCGACCATCAAAGAACTGGCCGCAGAAATAGATATGGGATTAAAGCTTGTGACACTTCAGGAAGAGAGCACCTATAAATCGGTAATGACAATCTAAAAAACACCTGATTTTTTTTTTGTACGAACCAAAACAAAAGAAGATTGAAACACATTATTATTTGTAAACAAACATCATGTAAAACCAAAAACGAAATGAAATGGTCAATTTATTAAATGAGATATATGAAAATAATATTACAATATCATTAGAAGGTACAGATCTTAAACTTGGTTTTAAGAATGACGTTATAGATGAGGTGCTTATTAAAAAGATAAAAGATAACAAACAGGAAATTGTCTCATACCTTACCAAATACTCCTCTGTAAACAAACACAACAGTATTCCCAAAGCGGAGAAACAAAACAGCTACGAAGTTTCGTCAAGCCAGCTTAGAATGTTATCTTCTATACTTTTAGATACAGATGCAAAAGGATTCAATTATGCAGTTCCAAATTCGGTTTATCTCAAACAGGATATTAATGTTGCCCACTTTAAACGTGCGGTATTAAGCACTATAGAGCGACACGAGTCCTTGCGTACCGTTTTCAGAATTAGTGAAGAAGGAGAAATCAGACAGCATATTCTGGAAAAAGACGAAATAGATTTTACAATTGAATTTTTTGACTTTAGAAATTCACATAAGGGGAAAGAAGAGGTAAAAAATTTCACAAGAGAAGATGTAAACGAACCATTTGATATTCAGAATGGTCCTTTGATCAGAGTCTATTTGTTTCAGTTAGCAGAAAGTGAATTTATCTTTTACTGCAACATTCATCACGTGATAAGCGACTCCTGGTCTCTTGAAATACTGTTTAAAGACATTTTTGCTTTTTATACCTCATTTTCACTGGGACTTCCTCACGAACTTCCGGAACTGAATGTTCAGTACAAAGACTATGCGGTCTGGCAAAATGAACAGCTTGCCAGTGGTTTCTTTAAAAATCAGGAGGCTTATTTTAAAGACACATTTTCAGGAGAATTACCCATAATTAACTTTACAAATAATAAAAGCAGACCGGCGATTAAAACAGTCAACGGCTTTGCACTTAAAAGCTACCTTTCGAAACAAACAACAGCAGAATTTAAAAAGCTTTGTTCAGATAAAAAAGGGAGTATATTTATGGGATTGCTTGCTGTCTGGAATGTACTGGTTTACAAATACACCAATAGCAGGGATATTATTATAGGAACAGCAGTTGGCGGACGCGATCATGCCGATTTAAAAGCACAGATAGGATGTTATATCAATTCGCTGCCATTGCGCAATCAGATCGATCCCGAACAGACATTCAATACGTTTTTTGACACCGTAAAAGAAAATACATTATCAGCCTTAGATTGTCAGTTCTATCCTTTTGATCATGTACTGAAACTCATCAACTATAATAAAAACATGTCAAGATCACCTCTGTTTGATGTGATGATTCTATTGCAGAATGCGATTGATAACAGTCACCAATTCAAGGTAGATGAAAGTCAGATTGACACTATAAAACAGTTGGGGGAAACTTCAGTGCTGACAGACTTAGACATCAATTTTATGGAAGAAGGAGAGCATTTATGCTGCCATCTGGTATACAATACAGACGTTTTTGAAGCTGAATTTGTATCGGGTTTGATGACACATTTCAAACAATTACTGGAAAAAATTGTTTTACAGCCCGATATTCCTCTTCAGGAAATTGATTACTTGTCTGCCGAAGAAAGAAAAGAACTGGTACTGGATTTCAACGACATCACACTGGATTATTCTAAAGAGGAAACCTTGTTGTCATTATTTGAAAAACAAGTAAAACAAACTCCCAACGGAGTAGCCCTTGTAGCCGGTAAAAATAAGTTTACCTATGCCGACATTGATAAGGCTTCAGATGATCTGGCACGTTACATTCAGACACATTATAAAATTCAAAAAGGAAAACTCATAGGAATACAGTTAGACCGTAATGAATGGAACATCATTTCTATACTTGCGATCTTAAAACAGGGATGTGCTTATGTTCCGATTGCTCCTGAAATGCCTAATCAGGTAAAAGAGCATATCATTTCAGATACACAGCTGGAATTACTCATTACCACAACCTCTTATATGTTTGATCTGGAATTTTATACCGGAGCTTTAATAGCAGTAGATTTAGGTTTTGATGTAAGTGACTGCGATTCGATAGCAATTGAAGTAACCCCTTCTGATCTGGCGTATGTAATTTATACCTCGGGATCAACAGGGCTTCCGAAAGGAGTAATGATTGAACACGGTCAGATTGTAAATACCATCCTTTCGCAAATTGATTATTTTAAATTGGATGAGAACAACAAAGGATTGCAGTTTGCTCCTTTCTCTTTTGATGCATCAGTATGGGAAACATTTATGATTCTTTTATCAGGAGGAAGTCTTTATATGGCAAATGATGAGCAGCGAAAAGATGCCAATACCCTTACTGCTTTCATAAAAGAAAATGAAATTAATATTGCGACATTACCCCCTTCCTATATTGCCCTGGTTGACATAGATGATTTAAAAACATTAGAAACACTCATCACAGCAGGAGAGGCACCGGATTATGAAATCATGAAACCATATTTTAAATACGGAACCTATTACAATGCTTATGGTCCAACAGAAGCCAGTGTTTGCGGAACCGTTTTTAAAATGCCCGAAAGCAATACAGAGGCCTACCGCAATATTCCAATTGGAAAACCAATTTCGAATGCTAAAATACATATCCTGGACCACCACAACAATCTGGTTCCGGTAGGAGTAGTAGGAGAAATATGCATCGGAGGGACAGGAGTCGCCAGAGGGTATTTAAACCGCGAAGAATTAACAAACAGTAAGTTTATTAAAAATCCATTTGCTGAGAAAGGGAACCTGTACAGAACAGGAGATTTGGGCAAGTGGACAAAAGAAGGGAATATCATCTACGAAGGACGTAATGATGAACAAGTAAAAATAAGAGGCTATCGCATCGAACTTTCTGCCATAGAACAACAGCTGTTAACTGACGATCAGATACTTGAAGCTGTCGTAGGGGTGGAAGAAGGATACGAAGGAGCAAAGGAGCTTGTCGCTTATATTGTAGCATCAGAAACCATTAATCCCGGAAACATAAGATCCTTCCTTTCTAAAATTCTTCCGGAATATATGATTCCACAAAAGTATGTGCAGCTCGAACAGATGCCGCTTACGATTAACGGAAAGATCGATAAAAAGGCATTGCCTGCACTGCATAACAATACAGTATTTGACGATAATCATACTTTTGTGGCCGCCACAACTTTTGAAGAAAAACTACTGGTAAGTGTTTGGGAAGAAGTGTTAAAGAAAGAAGGAATCGGAATTAAGGACAACTTCTTTACCGTAGGAGGAGATTCAATTAAATCGATTCAGATTGTTTCAAAACTCAAACAGCACGGATTTGCACTTAAAGCCGGGGATATCATATCAAAACCTAAACTGGAAGACCTTGTGCCGTTATTACAAAAGAATGATCAGATACTCGATCAGTCAGAAGTAACTGGAGAAGTGATTTTGACTCCTATTCAGGAATTTTTCTTCAGTAAAGTGAGAAACAAAATTTTTAATGCGCCTGAATATTACAATCACACTGTTTTACTTCAGACTCAGGATGAGGTTGATCCGCAGGTTTTAGAGTCATGTATCGGTCAGCTGGTACAACACCATGATGTACTTAGAATGGCTTTTCCGGAAGAAAATAATATCAGAAAGCAATACAATAAAAGCAGTACGGAAGAAAGTTATACCATCCATTTTTACGATTTAAGGGAAGATGAGGATCATCTGACCACAATCAGAAATACCGGAATAGCATTACAGTCTTCTTTCAACCTGGCAACCGGGCCTTTGGTAAGAATCGCTCATTTTAGATTAAAAGATGGTGATCGTATCGCTTTTATTATTCATCACTTAGTTGTAGATGGAGTTTCCTGGAGGATTTTATTACAGGATTTTGCCGATTTGTACGCGAATAGTAAAGAAGGAAACGAATATAAGCTTCCTTATAAAACCACTTCGTATCAAACGTGGGCAAAAGAGCTGAAAGCACATGCACAAGAGCTAAAAACAACCGAAGAACTTTCGTATTGGCAGGAAATATGTATGCAGCGCGGTACCCCTTTATGTGAGTTGAAAGAAAATGAAGCTTACAAACTCAATTGCGATACCACCACTGCAATGGTTTTAGATAAAGAAACCACAACACTTTTGCAGACCTCAGCGCATGCTTTGCTGAACACACAAATCGATGATATAATTTTAACCTGTCTTGGACTGGCTATTAAAGATACCTTACACAGAGACAGAGTGACCGTACAGATGGAAGGTCACGGAAGAGAAGAAATCATCGATACCGTAGACATAAGCCGCACTGTAGGATACTTTACATCGTTTTATCCTTTTGTATTAAATGTGTCAAAGCATGATGTATTGGAAAATTTAGTTAAAGTAAAAGAAGATTTGCTAAAAATTCCGAACAAAGGTATAGGATACAGTGTCTTACATTTTCTAAATGATGACGTTGACCTCGGTACTACCTTTGATTTGGAGTACAATTACCTGGGTGATTTTGGATATGAGGTCTCATCAGAGAATGATTCGGTGTTCAGGTACGGACGGGAAAGTATCGGTGGAAACTCAAGTGCAGCCAATCATAATAATTTAGGATTTAGTGTTGTAGGGATGATCTCACTGGGAGAACTCAAAATGAATATAGGCTATTCTTCTTTGTTATTTGAAAAAGAAACAATGGATGAATTGTCCAGTGCCTTTAAAAATCATTTGGTTACGCTGGTAAATCATTTAAACTTATTAAGTGAAAGTCAGGCACATCAGAACGAGGATGTTGAAACCAATACAGCAGCAGATTTTCAGATAACGCCGAATCAGAATTTTATATTGAGTAAGACCATGTCTCAGGGGATTATAGGTCCAATAGTCACTTCTAAATTAGATTCAAAAGAGGATTTCTTAAAAAGGTTTAAATCGTTTATGGAGCTGTTCCCAATTTTGAGAACTCAGTTTTATAAAGAAGATGAACTTGTAAAACAACGAATGTTGCCTTCATCAGAAGTCCCAATTGAAGTTTATTATGAAACAAAAGTAAACAAAGAACAGGTTACAGCTTTATTGTCTAAGCCTTTTGACGTAATAGAAGGGGCATTAGTAAAAGTACTTATAAATACTGTGTCAGATCAAAACTCTTACATTTTTATAAGCATACATCACGCACTTACGGATGCTTTTACCAACATGATTTTGCTTAAAAATCTGAGAGCTTATTTTAATGATCAGCCTTTAGAAATCAATCATACTTTGTATTATGAGTTTGCGGCCTGGCAAAAATCATATTTGCACTCCGCAGAAGCAAATGAGCATAGAAAGTACTGGCTGGAAACCTTAAAAGATGTTGTAAAAAAAGAGCAGATCGAGGAAAGCCCTGCCGGATTGATCGACTGTGTACAGCAAACGGCCACGATAACAGCCGATGATTTTGCTGCGTTTTCGAAAATCATAAATGCAACCGGTCTGACTCCTTCGGCTTTCTTTACAGCGTTACACCAGTTAATACTTAGTAAACATACTGACAAAGCTTTACAGCTGATTTTGGTAAAGGCAAGAGAATTAGGAACTAATGATATCGAAAGCCATAAAGTACTGGGAGTTGTAAATAATTTTCTGCCTTTACCGGTTTTGAAACCTTCAAAAACCACAAAAGACAGTTATGTTAAAGAAGTTTATAGTCTCTATATGGAAACACTTATGCATCAGCAGATTCCTTATGAGGTGATCTGCGAAGATGTGGAGCGTATTTATGAGGTTTCGGTAAAAAGCGAAATAGGAGGTATGTTAAATTTTATTAGCAGTGAAAGCGAAAAACAACTGGATGCCGCAGTGACTGAAAACAGCAAAAAACATTCGGTCAATGATTTTACTCAGGGTATAGACTTAATCTGCAGTAGCTATCCAAACGCAGTTGAAATAAGCATGTCCTGC
It encodes the following:
- a CDS encoding amino acid adenylation domain-containing protein, with translation MVNLLNEIYENNITISLEGTDLKLGFKNDVIDEVLIKKIKDNKQEIVSYLTKYSSVNKHNSIPKAEKQNSYEVSSSQLRMLSSILLDTDAKGFNYAVPNSVYLKQDINVAHFKRAVLSTIERHESLRTVFRISEEGEIRQHILEKDEIDFTIEFFDFRNSHKGKEEVKNFTREDVNEPFDIQNGPLIRVYLFQLAESEFIFYCNIHHVISDSWSLEILFKDIFAFYTSFSLGLPHELPELNVQYKDYAVWQNEQLASGFFKNQEAYFKDTFSGELPIINFTNNKSRPAIKTVNGFALKSYLSKQTTAEFKKLCSDKKGSIFMGLLAVWNVLVYKYTNSRDIIIGTAVGGRDHADLKAQIGCYINSLPLRNQIDPEQTFNTFFDTVKENTLSALDCQFYPFDHVLKLINYNKNMSRSPLFDVMILLQNAIDNSHQFKVDESQIDTIKQLGETSVLTDLDINFMEEGEHLCCHLVYNTDVFEAEFVSGLMTHFKQLLEKIVLQPDIPLQEIDYLSAEERKELVLDFNDITLDYSKEETLLSLFEKQVKQTPNGVALVAGKNKFTYADIDKASDDLARYIQTHYKIQKGKLIGIQLDRNEWNIISILAILKQGCAYVPIAPEMPNQVKEHIISDTQLELLITTTSYMFDLEFYTGALIAVDLGFDVSDCDSIAIEVTPSDLAYVIYTSGSTGLPKGVMIEHGQIVNTILSQIDYFKLDENNKGLQFAPFSFDASVWETFMILLSGGSLYMANDEQRKDANTLTAFIKENEINIATLPPSYIALVDIDDLKTLETLITAGEAPDYEIMKPYFKYGTYYNAYGPTEASVCGTVFKMPESNTEAYRNIPIGKPISNAKIHILDHHNNLVPVGVVGEICIGGTGVARGYLNREELTNSKFIKNPFAEKGNLYRTGDLGKWTKEGNIIYEGRNDEQVKIRGYRIELSAIEQQLLTDDQILEAVVGVEEGYEGAKELVAYIVASETINPGNIRSFLSKILPEYMIPQKYVQLEQMPLTINGKIDKKALPALHNNTVFDDNHTFVAATTFEEKLLVSVWEEVLKKEGIGIKDNFFTVGGDSIKSIQIVSKLKQHGFALKAGDIISKPKLEDLVPLLQKNDQILDQSEVTGEVILTPIQEFFFSKVRNKIFNAPEYYNHTVLLQTQDEVDPQVLESCIGQLVQHHDVLRMAFPEENNIRKQYNKSSTEESYTIHFYDLREDEDHLTTIRNTGIALQSSFNLATGPLVRIAHFRLKDGDRIAFIIHHLVVDGVSWRILLQDFADLYANSKEGNEYKLPYKTTSYQTWAKELKAHAQELKTTEELSYWQEICMQRGTPLCELKENEAYKLNCDTTTAMVLDKETTTLLQTSAHALLNTQIDDIILTCLGLAIKDTLHRDRVTVQMEGHGREEIIDTVDISRTVGYFTSFYPFVLNVSKHDVLENLVKVKEDLLKIPNKGIGYSVLHFLNDDVDLGTTFDLEYNYLGDFGYEVSSENDSVFRYGRESIGGNSSAANHNNLGFSVVGMISLGELKMNIGYSSLLFEKETMDELSSAFKNHLVTLVNHLNLLSESQAHQNEDVETNTAADFQITPNQNFILSKTMSQGIIGPIVTSKLDSKEDFLKRFKSFMELFPILRTQFYKEDELVKQRMLPSSEVPIEVYYETKVNKEQVTALLSKPFDVIEGALVKVLINTVSDQNSYIFISIHHALTDAFTNMILLKNLRAYFNDQPLEINHTLYYEFAAWQKSYLHSAEANEHRKYWLETLKDVVKKEQIEESPAGLIDCVQQTATITADDFAAFSKIINATGLTPSAFFTALHQLILSKHTDKALQLILVKARELGTNDIESHKVLGVVNNFLPLPVLKPSKTTKDSYVKEVYSLYMETLMHQQIPYEVICEDVERIYEVSVKSEIGGMLNFISSESEKQLDAAVTENSKKHSVNDFTQGIDLICSSYPNAVEISMSCSLEKYNTLFSEDFNFKKYLFELSQELI
- a CDS encoding beta-ketoacyl synthase N-terminal-like domain-containing protein encodes the protein MENNIRKKDIAIVGISGKYPKSDNINEFWKHLMNGEELVHFYSDDELRAAGVTEKELANPDLIKAQASLEDPNSFDYSFFGYTRQEAMSMDPQVRMMHELVWLGLEDAGYNPKTYKDKIGLYLSASDNMNWRAYTMITNNDNVNSFYLNQISNKNFISTLISYNMNLRGPSYYVDTACSSSLVGIHQACRSLLMRECSIAIAGGVRVYSKAYKGHQYQEGMTNSKDGHCKAFDEDSSGIVSGEGAGVAVLKRLEDAIADKDQIYAVIRASVVNNDGNRKVGYTAPSISGQYECIKQAQQIADATPESITYIEAHGTGTKLGDPIEVEALNKSFEYNTNHHCALGSVKTNIGHLDSAAGITGFLKTTLALKNKMLPPSLHFKNPNPEINFKSGPFKVQTELSAWTSKDNQPLRAGVSSFGIGGNNAHVILQEAPVKEETAENNSYKLLRFSAQSAGALNAYQEKLTSFLEENEKGNFQDMAYTLQVGRNQFKYNRFLVSNSREKAIETLKDPLSKSVYSGKLSQKRKVVFMCTGSGAQYLNMGKDLYEKEPYFKELIDKGFSIIKELTGVDVTKVLYGENADPEKNTDINKNEFTQPIVFVFEYALAKLMMRWGITPDKLIGHSTGEYVAACLSEVFSFETGVKLVAKRALLMNKTPGGSMLSVSLSEEKIKAYLNDNVSLAVVNSPESCVLSGTDSAIEALIEILETEEILCSKLRISLGGHSFLMDSVLEEFRQELEKVEFSAPKIPFVSNLTGQLINSEEAVSTQYWVDHLRHTVRFSDGLATLLKDSDSIFIEVGPGNTLTTLFQQQKHDETSNNTAINLVRHPKQEINDQEHLCQKLGELWMNGIDINWETYYGVQKPYRVSMPGYVFNKTKLPVKVNPFALLNFSGSEGGAIAAPLTTEYYDDSEAFQEDLEDNVVSFVNYVPPSNETEEKLVEMWKSFFSKDEIGVLHDFFALGGNSLKGVTMLKLIQKRFDIEIKIKDFYQKSTIKELAAEIDMGLKLVTLQEESTYKSVMTI